One Solanum pennellii chromosome 9, SPENNV200 DNA segment encodes these proteins:
- the LOC107029202 gene encoding protein PROTON GRADIENT REGULATION 5, chloroplastic, protein MAITSSIATTSFSSCVSGEDYGMFMKKVQPLMNVKFGKAVRSRIMMGNVNDGKGLFAPIVVITRNIVGKKRFNQLRGKAIALHSQVITEFCKSIGADQKQRQGLIRLAKKNGEKLGFLA, encoded by the exons ATGGCAATTACAAGTTCAATTGCAACAACTTCATTTTCTTCATGTGTTAGTGGTGAAGATTATGGTATGTTTATGAAGAAAGTGCAACCATTAATGAATGTTAAATTTGGAAAGGCAGTGAGATCAAGGATAATGATGGGTAATGTTAATGATGGAAAAGGATTATTTGCACCAATTGTTGTTATCACAAGGAATATTGTTGGCAAAAAAAGATTCAATCAACTTAGGGGCAAAGCTATTGCTTTACACTCTCAG GTAATCACAGAGTTTTGCAAGTCAATAGGAGCAGATCAGAAGCAAAGGCAAGGATTAATTCGATTGGCAAAGAAGAATGGTGAAAAACTTGGATTTCTTGCTTGA